The following are from one region of the Cytobacillus firmus genome:
- a CDS encoding TerD family protein, giving the protein MGIQLSKGQRIDLTKTNPGLTKAIIGLGWDTNKYSGGHDFDLDASAFLADENSKCANDHDFIFYNNLQHPSGAVIHTGDNRTGEGDGDDEQLVVDFTKIPSHVHRIGITVTIHDAELRQQNFGQVSNAFVRLADESNNQELLRFDLGEDFSIETAVVFCELYRHGNDWKFNAIGSGFSGGLAALCRNYGLQV; this is encoded by the coding sequence TTGGGTATTCAATTATCCAAAGGTCAAAGAATAGATCTGACTAAAACGAATCCCGGTCTGACGAAAGCCATAATCGGCCTGGGCTGGGACACAAACAAATATAGCGGCGGACATGATTTCGACCTTGACGCATCTGCATTTCTCGCTGATGAAAACAGTAAATGTGCAAATGATCATGATTTTATTTTCTACAATAATCTTCAGCATCCAAGCGGGGCAGTTATTCACACTGGAGACAACCGGACAGGTGAAGGCGACGGTGATGATGAGCAGCTTGTTGTTGATTTCACCAAAATCCCTTCACACGTCCATCGCATTGGCATAACGGTTACGATTCATGATGCAGAATTAAGGCAGCAAAATTTCGGCCAGGTTTCCAATGCATTCGTAAGATTAGCGGATGAATCCAATAATCAGGAGTTGCTTCGCTTTGATCTTGGAGAAGATTTTTCAATCGAAACAGCCGTAGTTTTCTGTGAGTTATACCGTCATGGAAATGACTGGAAATTCAATGCCATTGGCAGCGGATTCTCAGGAGGTTTGGCAGCCCTTTGCCGGAACTACGGACTGCAGGTTTAA